The genomic window GGTTCGGGTAAGGGTTTTGTTCTGCCTGACGGCAACCCGGGCTAGGCGGTGCGCACGTCGAAGTCTGCCACCTCGGGTCGGCGCAGAAGTTCGCGATGGGTTTCCGGTGTCCACGGAAACAGCTCGGGCAGCCCGTCTTTACCGAGGTACCAGCTGCTGCAGCCGGTCACCCAGATGGTGTCGGGCATGGCGGCTTTCATGCTCTCGTTGTAGTCCTTGGTCGCCGCCTCGCTGGGAGCGGCCGCGCGCACCGCACCTTCGCGCAGCCGCTCGATCCACCACATCACGTAATCGGCTTGGTCTTCGGCGATCGGTATCAGGGACTGGTTACCGATCGGTGAGTGCGGGCCCATCATCATGAACAAGTTGGGAAATCCGGGCACCGCGACAGACCGGTACGCCATGGGGCCGTCGGCCCACACCTCGTCCAAGGTGACCCCGCCGTCGCCGACGATCTCCAGCGGCCGCACATATGCCCGGGCATCGAAGCCGGTGGCATACACCAGGACATCGAGTTCGTGCAGGGCGCCGTCCGCGGTGACAACGCCGCGAGGCTCGATATGGTCGATCCGATCGGTGATCACCTCGACGCCGGGTTGTCGCACCGCTCGGTAGAAGTGCCCGGCCAACACCTGCCGCTTGCACATCGGCTGGTCCTTTGGCGTCAGCTTGGCCCGCAACTGCGGGTCGCGCACCGATAGCCGCAAGTTCCACCGGCATTCGGCCTGGACCAGCCGTCGTTGCCAGCCCGCACGGATCGGCGCCCGGCCGAATATCGATCTGAAGAACCAGCCCCAGAACAGGTAGGCGAGCCTGCTCAACGCGGGCCATCGGGCTTGCGCCGCTCGGGTCAGCCGGGAGTACCGCGGGTTGGGCATCGGGTAGACCCACTGCGCGGTGCGTTGGAAGACCTTGAGCCCCCGCACTTTACCGCCGAGTTCGGCCACAATCTGCACACCGGTTGAGCCGGTGCCGATGAGCCCGATGCGCTTGTCGGGCAACTCCACGGAATGGTCCCAGCGCGCGGAATGAAAGGCCGGTCCGGCGAACGTTTCTCGTCCCGCAATGTCGGGATAGCGGGGTATCCGCAGCACTCCGGTCGCGGTGACGAGCACGTCGAACGTTTCCTCGCCCTCGGGCGTTGTCAGCCGCCATGTCCCGTTCTCGTATCGGGCCGCGGTCACGTTGGTGCCGAACCGGATGTGCCGGTGCAATCCGCGCTCGCGGGCGACCTGCTGGAAGTAGGCCTGGATCTCGGGGCCGGGCGGCAGAAAGCGCGACCATTCGGGGTTGGGCCGAAACGAGTACGAGTAATAGCGCGACGGGACGTCACAGGTCAGACCCGGATAGGTGTTGTCGCGCCACGTGCCGCCGACGTCTTCTGCCTTCTCGAAAATGGTGAACGAATCCATGCCGGCGTCCTGCAACTTGGCCGCCATGCAGATGCCGGACATCCCGGCGCCGATGATCGCAACCTGTACCGGACGCTTGTTTGCCATACCGACCACCGGTCCTTCCGTTGGCCTGCACGTTACGCCCGAACCTGGTTGTTTAGGAGGGCAGAATTGCCGCTATGCGCACGGCGACGTCCTTTGCCGCCCTGCGCGCCTCGTCGCTTCGCCCCGGCTCGTACCGATCGGCGACCGTGTCGTAATCCGCCCCAGCGATGGATCCGTGGTCGGCGTCCAACTCGACCAAGTCCACCGGCCAGCCGACCCGCTCGAGGTACGCGGCGAAGTCCCGGCTAGCCGACACCGGCACGACGTCGTCTGCCCGACCATGCAGCAAGGTGAATGGCGACCCGGCCTGGTTACCAGAGAGCCCGTGGGTCAGCGCGCGCCCCGAGATGGGGTCGGGCGCCATGAACGCTCCGGCCAGGCAGACGGTATGCGCCAGGGTGACGTCGTGGCGGGCCGCATCGAAGGTCAGTCCGGCCGCGGCCGCACCGCCCATCGACCAGCCAACCAGCACAATGCCGTGGCCGCCACGGGCGTGGTTCCGCACGAAGTCGAGCGATCCCAACAGGTCGCTGCGGCCGCCGTCGTCGCTGTGCGAATTCCAGTCCGGCGCCACCACCGCGGCGCCGTGACCAGCGATCAACTCGGCCAGGGGCCGCACGGCCGCGCGGGCATCGGTCTGCATGCCATGCCACAGCAGCACCGGAGGATTTGTGGGGTCACCGAAGACATCTGCGCTGCGCCCCGGGGCATATTCCACCGTCTCCATGTCCATCAGTCTGCCCGTACCGTGGATGGATGGTCAGAGTGCGGCACACCGACGCCTGCCCGGGCGCGCTGCAAGTTCACCAGGCGGCCGACGGCGCGCTGGTGCGGGTTCGGGTTCCCGGCGGCATGATCACGGCCGCCCAGTTGGCCACGCTGGCCAAAGTGTCGACGGAACTGGGCGCCGGGACGCTGGAGCTGACCGCCCGCGGCAACATCCAGGTGCGCGGGATCACTGACGTGGCGGCGGCCGCCGAAGCGATTGCCGGCGCCGGACTGCTGCCGTCCGTCAGCCACGAGCGGGTCCGCAACATCGTCGCGTCACCGCTGTCGGGCCGAGTCGGCGGCAGGACCGACATCCGCCCGTGGGTGAGCGACCTAGACGCGGCTGTCTGCGCCGAGCCCGCCCTGGCCGGGTTGGGCGGACGGTTCTGGTTCAGTCTCGACGACGGCCGTGGCGATGTATCCGGTCTGGCCGCCGATATCGGTATCCACGTGTTCGGTGACGGGATCGGCTTGTTGATCGGCGGGCGCGACACCGGAATGCGGGTCGAGGATCCCGTCACCACGTTGGTCGAACTGGCGCGTCGATTCAGCGATATCCGCGGAACGGCCTGGCGGGTAGCGGAATTGGACAATGTCAACGACCTACTGCCAGGTGTGCGGCTGGGTACCGCGTTCCCGCCGGTGACCAAGGGACCGGTCGGCTGGCTGTCACAAGATGACGGCCGGGTGACACTGGGTGCTGCGGTGCCGCTGGGCGTGTTGCCGGCACGCGTAGCGGAATTCTTGGCCGCCATCGAGGCCCCGATGGTCATCACCCCGTGGCGATCGGTGCTGGTGTGTGATCTCGACGAAGCCGTGGCCGACGTCGCGTTACGGGTGCTGGCGCCGCTGGGCTTGGTGTTCGACGAGAACTCCCCGTGGTTGACCGTCAGCGCCTGCACCGGCAGCCCCGGCTGTGCCCACTCGGCCGCCGATGTGCGGGCGGACGCGACGCGCATGCTCGACGACGACGCGGAAGTGCACCGACACTTCGTCGGCTGCGAACGCGCTTGCGGCAGCCCACTTGTTGGTGAGGTGCTGGTCGCCACCGGCGACGGTTACCGGTTGCTCAAGCATCTAGGGTGAGCGAGTGCTCGACTACATCCGCGACGCGGCGGAGATCTATCGCCAGTCGTTTGCGGCCATCCGCGCCGAAGCCGACCTGGCCCGGTTCCCCGCCGACGTCGCGCGCGTGGTGGTGCGGCTGATTCACACGTGCGGACAGGTCGACGTCGCCGACCACGTTGCCTATACCGACGACGTCGTGGCCCGCGCCCACGCCGCCCTGCGCGCCGGTGCGCCCGTGCTCTGTGATTCGTCGATGGTGGCCGCCGGAATCACCGCGGCGCGGCTGCCCGCTGACAACGAAGTCGTGTCGCTGGTCGCCGATCCCCGCGCGGCCGAGCGAGCCGCCCGCACGCACACCACCCGCTCTGCTGCCGGTGTGGACCTGTGGGCCAACCGGCTGCCCGGCGCGGTCGTGGCCATCGGCAATGCGCCGACCGCGTTGTTCCGGCTTCTGGAACTGATCGACGAGGGAGTCGATCCGCCGGCCGCGGTGCTGGGCGGGCCGGTCGGGTTCGTGGGGTCGGCGCAATCCAAGCAGGAGCTCATCGAGCGACCCCGCGGCATGTCGTATCTGGTGGTGCAAGGCCGCCGCGGCGGCAGTGCCATGGCCGCCGCGGCCGTCAACGCGATCGCGAACGAGCGGGAATGACCGAGCGGGGCACGCTGTGGGGTGTCGGGTTAGGACCCGGTGATCCGGAATTGGTGACCGTGAAGGCAGCGCGGGTGATCGGTGATGCCGACGTGGTGGCCTATCACAGCGCCCGCCACGGACGCAGCATCGCGCGCGGAATCGCCGAACGGTACTTGCGGCCCGGTCAAATCGAAGAACATCTGGTCTATCCGGTGACCACAGAGACCACCGATCATCCCGGCGGCTACGCCGGCGCGCTCGCAGACTTCTACGTGGAGGCCACCCAGCGCATTGCGCGGCACCTGGATGCCGGACGCAATGTGGCGCTGCTCGCCGAAGGCGACCCGCTGTTCTACAGCTCGTATATGCACCTGCACACCCGACTCACCGAGCGCTTCAACGCCGTCATCGTGCCGGGCGTGACGTCGGTCAGCGCCGCCTCCGCGGCCATCGCGACTCCGCTGGTGGCCGGTGACGAGGTGCTGTCGGTCCTGCCGGGCACGTTGCCGGTGGCCGAGCTGACCCGCCGACTCGCCGACGCTGACGCCGCCGTCATCCTCAAGCTAGGCCGGTCGTATCACAATGTCCGCGAAGCACTTTCGGCATCGGGACAACTCGACCATGCATACTACGTGGAGCGGGCGAGCACGCCGGGACAGCGCGTGTTGCCCGCCGCCGACGTCGACGACAGCAGCGTGCCGTACTTCTCCCTGGCGATGCTGCCGGGTGGGCGGCGGCGCGGACAGCCCGCCGGCAGCGTCGCGGTAGTGGGACTCGGCCCCGGCGATCTGGACTGGATGACACCCCAGAGCCGCCGCGAATTAGCCTGTGCCACAGACCTTATCGGGTACAGCACTTATCTTGATCGAGTTCCGGCGCGCGATGGGCAGCGCCGTCACGCCAGCGACAACACCGACGAACCTGCCCGCGCCCGACTGGCCTGCACCTTGGCCGAGCAAGGGCACGCGGTGGCCGTGGTGTCCTCGGGTGACCCGGGGGTATTCGCCATGGCGACGGCGGTGCTCGAAGAAGCCAAACAGTGGCCCGGCGTACAGGTTCGGGTCATCCCGGCAATGACCGCCGCCCAAGCCGTCGCCAGCCGAGTGGGCGCACCCCTTGGGCACGACTACGCCGTCATCTCACTTTCCGACCGGCTCAAGCCCTGGGAGGTGATCGCCGCACGGCTCACCGCCGCCGCGGCCGCCGACTTGGTGCTGGCCATCTACAACCCGGCGTCCAAGTCGCGGACCTGGCAAGTGGGTGCGATGCGCGACCTGCTGCTCGAGCACCGCGAGCCGGGCACGCCGGTGGTCATCGGACGTAACGTGTCGGGACCCGACGAAGAAGTCCGAGTGGTGCGATTGGCCGATCTGGATCCCGCAGAAGTCGACATGCGCTGCCTATTGCTCATCGGTTCGTCCCAAACCCAATGGCACACCACCGATTACGGGGATCGGGTGTTCACGCCCAGGCGTTACCCGGGCTGACCGCCGTCGCCCCAGCTGCTGGGCAGCATCGGCACGCCCGGCGCGTCGTCGAATTCGTTGGCGGACAACGTGATCAGCCCGGCCGCCTGCTCGGATTGCGCACCGAAGGTGGGCGCGGCCCCGGCGAATCCGACCGGGCCCGCTCCGGCATCGGATGCCGTGATGGGTTCGGGATCCAGGTATTCGTAGCGGTTGCCATGCACTTTGGCATCACCGCCCATGCGCCGGCGGCGCCGGGCCCGACCGGCGGCTGCCGCAGCCGCAGCCGCTGGGGCGTCGACGTCGTCGGGGTTCGGCTCGGGAGCCTTGTCCCGCGCTTTGCTGCTGGCGTTGCCCTTGGCCGACAACCCGGACAGGCCCACGGCGTACAGGGAGTCACCGATGCCCGCCGTCAAACCCGTCGAGTCGGTGGCCGTCGGACCGAAGCCGACGCCCGGGCCACCCCCGGCCGGTCCCCCACCAACGGGATTCGCCACGGTGGTCGCCGTGGGACCGTGGGCCATCGGGGCGTGGCTGACGGTGGGAACGACCCCGGCCGTGCCGGGGACCGGCAACGCGCCGGCCGGTGCAGCGGCGGCCGTTGCCAACGGCGTCGCGACCGACAGCGGAACCGCGATGCCGACCGTCGTCGCCGCACCTGCTACCACGGCCGTGCCTCCCGCGGCCGACAGGACCGCGATCGCCGGCACTATTGCCAATTGAGCCAACGCGATCGCCTGTTGGCCGAAGGGCCAGAAAATCATCAGCGTGTGGAAGATGGCCCAGCCGATCGCGGTGGCAAGCGCCGGTGACAGGCCAGGAATATTCGAAAGGGCGGACGTGATCCCGTTGACGAACGGCACCGCAGGGATGGGCCAACCGCCGGGGTTCAGGTCCTTCGACACCGGCCAGGCGAAGTTCGACGTGTAACTCTTCAGCCACGCGGTGAGCTGGTCCTGCCACGACGTGGAGAGGTTGCTCAACTGTTGGGTAGGCGACGCATCCGCTGATTTGGCTATCGGCGGTGCGGGTTGAGTCGCGGGCACGGCCGCCACGGCCGACTCGGTGGCCGCCTGATAGCCGGTCATCGTCTCGGCGGCTTGCACCCACATGCGCACGTAATCGGCTTCGTTCAGCGCGATCGGGATGGTGTTGATTCCGAAGAAGTTCGTCGCCACCAACACCGCATGAATCGCGTGGTTGGCGGCGAGCTCGGCCAGCGTGGGCATGCTGGCCAGCGCGGCGGTATACGCGGCGGCGGCCGTTTGATGCAGAGCCGCCGCCGCAGTGCTCTTGGCGGCACTGTCGAGCAACCAACCGAGATAGGGGCCGTGGGCCGCGACGTACTGCTCAGCGGTCGGACCGGCCCACGCGCCCGCCTGGACGGCGCCGAGTACGGCCATCAGCTCGTCTGCCGCGTCGGCGAATTCCGTGCTCAGCGCCGACCATGCCTCGACGGCCGCCAAGAGCGACTCGGGCCCCGGCCCACTGCTCAGCAGCGCTGAATGGACCTCGGGCGGCAAGGCGAACCAGACCGTCATACCTCAGTGGTCGCGTGCGGGCGGCAGTTAGTTCCATGGGTTCTGTGAACGGCGTGTGCATCGCGTAGGTGGTCTTTGCATGCAGCCCCGCGGTGCGCGACGATGCAGGGATGCGGTGTGAGGTTGCGCGTGAGGAGCTGTCGGCGCGGCTGGACGGCGAGCGTCCACAGCTGCTGGCGCAGCAGGTCGACGCCCACCTCGAGTCCTGTCGACGATGCCGCAGTTGGCTGATCAGTGCGGCCGCGCAAACTCGGCGGTTGGCCACCGTGGACGCGGGCCGCGGCCCCGACCTGGTCGACAAGATCATGGCTTCGGCCAGCGTTCCGGCGACGCCGTATCGCCGCTGGG from Mycobacterium kubicae includes these protein-coding regions:
- a CDS encoding alpha/beta hydrolase — its product is METVEYAPGRSADVFGDPTNPPVLLWHGMQTDARAAVRPLAELIAGHGAAVVAPDWNSHSDDGGRSDLLGSLDFVRNHARGGHGIVLVGWSMGGAAAAGLTFDAARHDVTLAHTVCLAGAFMAPDPISGRALTHGLSGNQAGSPFTLLHGRADDVVPVSASRDFAAYLERVGWPVDLVELDADHGSIAGADYDTVADRYEPGRSDEARRAAKDVAVRIAAILPS
- a CDS encoding precorrin-8X methylmutase, with product MLDYIRDAAEIYRQSFAAIRAEADLARFPADVARVVVRLIHTCGQVDVADHVAYTDDVVARAHAALRAGAPVLCDSSMVAAGITAARLPADNEVVSLVADPRAAERAARTHTTRSAAGVDLWANRLPGAVVAIGNAPTALFRLLELIDEGVDPPAAVLGGPVGFVGSAQSKQELIERPRGMSYLVVQGRRGGSAMAAAAVNAIANERE
- the cobG gene encoding precorrin-3B synthase; its protein translation is MVRVRHTDACPGALQVHQAADGALVRVRVPGGMITAAQLATLAKVSTELGAGTLELTARGNIQVRGITDVAAAAEAIAGAGLLPSVSHERVRNIVASPLSGRVGGRTDIRPWVSDLDAAVCAEPALAGLGGRFWFSLDDGRGDVSGLAADIGIHVFGDGIGLLIGGRDTGMRVEDPVTTLVELARRFSDIRGTAWRVAELDNVNDLLPGVRLGTAFPPVTKGPVGWLSQDDGRVTLGAAVPLGVLPARVAEFLAAIEAPMVITPWRSVLVCDLDEAVADVALRVLAPLGLVFDENSPWLTVSACTGSPGCAHSAADVRADATRMLDDDAEVHRHFVGCERACGSPLVGEVLVATGDGYRLLKHLG
- a CDS encoding PPE family protein, with product MTVWFALPPEVHSALLSSGPGPESLLAAVEAWSALSTEFADAADELMAVLGAVQAGAWAGPTAEQYVAAHGPYLGWLLDSAAKSTAAAALHQTAAAAYTAALASMPTLAELAANHAIHAVLVATNFFGINTIPIALNEADYVRMWVQAAETMTGYQAATESAVAAVPATQPAPPIAKSADASPTQQLSNLSTSWQDQLTAWLKSYTSNFAWPVSKDLNPGGWPIPAVPFVNGITSALSNIPGLSPALATAIGWAIFHTLMIFWPFGQQAIALAQLAIVPAIAVLSAAGGTAVVAGAATTVGIAVPLSVATPLATAAAAPAGALPVPGTAGVVPTVSHAPMAHGPTATTVANPVGGGPAGGGPGVGFGPTATDSTGLTAGIGDSLYAVGLSGLSAKGNASSKARDKAPEPNPDDVDAPAAAAAAAAGRARRRRRMGGDAKVHGNRYEYLDPEPITASDAGAGPVGFAGAAPTFGAQSEQAAGLITLSANEFDDAPGVPMLPSSWGDGGQPG
- a CDS encoding precorrin-2 C(20)-methyltransferase; amino-acid sequence: MTERGTLWGVGLGPGDPELVTVKAARVIGDADVVAYHSARHGRSIARGIAERYLRPGQIEEHLVYPVTTETTDHPGGYAGALADFYVEATQRIARHLDAGRNVALLAEGDPLFYSSYMHLHTRLTERFNAVIVPGVTSVSAASAAIATPLVAGDEVLSVLPGTLPVAELTRRLADADAAVILKLGRSYHNVREALSASGQLDHAYYVERASTPGQRVLPAADVDDSSVPYFSLAMLPGGRRRGQPAGSVAVVGLGPGDLDWMTPQSRRELACATDLIGYSTYLDRVPARDGQRRHASDNTDEPARARLACTLAEQGHAVAVVSSGDPGVFAMATAVLEEAKQWPGVQVRVIPAMTAAQAVASRVGAPLGHDYAVISLSDRLKPWEVIAARLTAAAAADLVLAIYNPASKSRTWQVGAMRDLLLEHREPGTPVVIGRNVSGPDEEVRVVRLADLDPAEVDMRCLLLIGSSQTQWHTTDYGDRVFTPRRYPG
- a CDS encoding flavin-containing monooxygenase, whose amino-acid sequence is MANKRPVQVAIIGAGMSGICMAAKLQDAGMDSFTIFEKAEDVGGTWRDNTYPGLTCDVPSRYYSYSFRPNPEWSRFLPPGPEIQAYFQQVARERGLHRHIRFGTNVTAARYENGTWRLTTPEGEETFDVLVTATGVLRIPRYPDIAGRETFAGPAFHSARWDHSVELPDKRIGLIGTGSTGVQIVAELGGKVRGLKVFQRTAQWVYPMPNPRYSRLTRAAQARWPALSRLAYLFWGWFFRSIFGRAPIRAGWQRRLVQAECRWNLRLSVRDPQLRAKLTPKDQPMCKRQVLAGHFYRAVRQPGVEVITDRIDHIEPRGVVTADGALHELDVLVYATGFDARAYVRPLEIVGDGGVTLDEVWADGPMAYRSVAVPGFPNLFMMMGPHSPIGNQSLIPIAEDQADYVMWWIERLREGAVRAAAPSEAATKDYNESMKAAMPDTIWVTGCSSWYLGKDGLPELFPWTPETHRELLRRPEVADFDVRTA